A genomic region of Granulicella cerasi contains the following coding sequences:
- a CDS encoding cupin domain-containing protein has product MSNNKSDASDPGPENRPLLKENPSSNHPPFTDRGNPGPLWYSFDLAPKRVQDGGWTHQVTQRELPSSTELAGVNMRLTSGSFRELHWHKADEWAIMLTGKARVSLLQADGKMFIDDVEEGDLWYFPAGLPHSIQGLGDDGCEFLLVFDQGDFSEDDTFLLSEFLAHTSPELVEKNTSWSRETYDQLPSKELYIFPAPMPSSLEDDRQFLGKHLETVNKYTFKMAAMAPTLSNDSGDARVVDSKNFPVSKNIAAAMVRIKPGAMREMHWHPNGSEWQYWMQGKGRMTVVATGATARTVDFRANDVGYVPTMSGHCIENTGDEDIVFLELFKASSFEDISLNQWIARMPDRMAEAHLKIPVEKIRMAPQERLAVLALTDLAPGQD; this is encoded by the coding sequence ATGAGCAACAACAAGAGTGACGCAAGCGATCCAGGACCCGAGAACAGGCCACTGCTCAAGGAAAATCCAAGCAGCAACCATCCTCCGTTTACAGATCGCGGAAATCCTGGACCTCTCTGGTACTCGTTCGATCTGGCGCCTAAGCGCGTTCAGGATGGCGGGTGGACCCATCAGGTCACGCAGCGCGAACTGCCTTCTTCGACAGAGCTGGCGGGAGTGAACATGCGGTTGACCTCAGGCTCCTTCCGCGAATTGCATTGGCATAAGGCTGACGAGTGGGCCATCATGCTGACGGGCAAGGCTCGGGTTTCGCTGCTGCAGGCGGATGGAAAGATGTTCATCGACGACGTTGAGGAGGGAGACCTTTGGTATTTCCCCGCAGGGCTGCCGCATTCCATTCAGGGATTGGGCGATGACGGCTGCGAGTTTCTCCTTGTTTTCGATCAAGGAGACTTTTCCGAAGACGACACCTTCCTCCTTTCGGAGTTCCTGGCTCATACCTCTCCTGAACTCGTAGAAAAGAACACGAGCTGGTCACGCGAGACCTATGATCAACTCCCGTCGAAGGAACTCTATATTTTTCCCGCGCCCATGCCCTCGTCTTTAGAGGATGATCGTCAATTTCTCGGAAAGCATCTTGAGACTGTAAACAAGTACACGTTCAAGATGGCTGCGATGGCACCTACGCTCTCGAATGACTCTGGAGATGCGCGAGTCGTGGACTCGAAAAATTTCCCCGTATCGAAGAATATTGCGGCAGCTATGGTGAGGATCAAACCTGGCGCTATGCGGGAGATGCATTGGCATCCGAATGGGAGCGAGTGGCAATACTGGATGCAGGGGAAGGGTCGGATGACGGTGGTCGCGACGGGCGCAACTGCGAGGACTGTAGACTTCCGCGCCAATGATGTCGGATACGTTCCCACCATGTCAGGCCATTGCATTGAGAACACGGGAGACGAAGACATCGTATTCCTGGAGTTATTCAAGGCGTCCTCCTTCGAGGACATCTCGCTGAACCAATGGATTGCCAGGATGCCGGATAGGATGGCAGAGGCGCATCTCAAGATTCCCGTTGAGAAAATACGAATGGCTCCGCAGGAGCGTCTCGCCGTGCTTGCGTTGACCGACTTGGCACCCGGACAGGACTGA
- a CDS encoding Dps family protein has product MQNELQARRRTTMSTTKELIQRQKSPLATPSDIDSESARDIAGALNALLADVFVLYLKTKNFHWHMSGPHFRDYHLLLDDHGDQIYAITDDIAERVRKIGGTTLRSIGHIARLQRLADNDAEYVTPKDMLAELHEDDKALTLSMRATHALCDDAGDVATASLLENWIDQSQRRSWFLFEATRD; this is encoded by the coding sequence ATGCAAAACGAACTGCAGGCACGAAGGAGAACGACCATGAGCACCACGAAGGAACTGATTCAGCGCCAGAAGTCCCCCTTGGCGACGCCCTCCGACATCGACTCCGAATCGGCACGAGATATTGCAGGCGCCCTCAACGCTCTGCTCGCCGATGTCTTTGTTCTGTATCTGAAGACGAAGAATTTCCATTGGCATATGAGTGGCCCGCACTTCCGCGACTATCATCTCTTGCTCGACGACCACGGCGACCAGATCTATGCAATCACCGATGATATCGCTGAACGCGTTCGCAAAATCGGTGGAACCACCTTGCGTTCGATCGGCCACATTGCACGTCTGCAACGCCTCGCAGATAACGATGCCGAGTACGTCACACCGAAGGACATGCTCGCCGAACTGCACGAGGATGACAAAGCTCTGACCCTGAGCATGCGTGCTACACACGCTCTTTGCGACGATGCGGGAGATGTTGCTACGGCGAGCTTGCTCGAAAACTGGATCGACCAGTCTCAAAGACGCAGTTGGTTTCTGTTCGAGGCTACGCGAGACTAG
- a CDS encoding alpha/beta fold hydrolase, with the protein MSTLTLKDGTSLYYKDWGAGQPIVFSHGWPLNADAWDAQMLFFGERGYRVIAHDRRSHGRSSQTWDGNNMDTYADDLAELFETLDLRDAIMVGHSTGGGEVVRYIARHGSKRVAKTVLVSAVPPVMLKSEKNPAGTPIEVFDQIRAGVAGNRSQYYKDLAVPFFGFNRSSTPMSQGTIDTFWQQGMVGGVKGHYDCIKAFSETDFGDDLTKVDVPMLVLQGDDDQIVPFADSGKLTAEIVKGATLKVYPGYPHGMPILHADVISKDILSFIKG; encoded by the coding sequence ATGAGCACATTGACGCTGAAAGACGGGACATCTCTGTACTACAAGGATTGGGGTGCGGGGCAGCCCATCGTTTTCTCGCATGGCTGGCCGTTGAATGCGGATGCCTGGGACGCGCAGATGCTCTTCTTTGGCGAGAGAGGCTATCGCGTAATCGCGCACGACCGCCGCAGCCACGGGCGCTCGTCGCAGACCTGGGATGGCAACAATATGGACACCTATGCTGACGATCTGGCGGAGCTGTTCGAGACGCTCGACTTGAGAGACGCCATCATGGTTGGCCATTCGACCGGCGGCGGCGAGGTGGTGCGTTACATCGCACGCCATGGCTCAAAACGCGTCGCGAAGACCGTGTTGGTGAGCGCGGTGCCACCGGTGATGTTGAAATCGGAGAAGAACCCGGCGGGCACCCCGATCGAAGTGTTCGACCAGATACGCGCCGGCGTGGCCGGCAATCGCTCCCAGTATTACAAAGACCTCGCGGTACCATTCTTCGGCTTCAATCGCTCAAGCACTCCCATGTCGCAGGGAACCATCGACACGTTCTGGCAGCAAGGTATGGTTGGTGGCGTCAAGGGCCACTACGACTGCATCAAGGCTTTCTCTGAAACGGATTTCGGCGACGATCTGACCAAGGTGGATGTCCCCATGCTCGTGCTGCAAGGGGATGACGATCAGATCGTGCCTTTTGCCGATTCGGGCAAACTGACTGCAGAGATCGTCAAGGGTGCCACGCTGAAGGTTTATCCGGGCTATCCGCATGGCATGCCAATCCTTCATGCTGACGTCATCAGCAAAGACATTCTCTCTTTCATTAAGGGCTAA
- a CDS encoding FAD-dependent oxidoreductase, which yields MDPSDPYAVREYVFPVLTPEMVARSLQYGVTERYAEGQSLYRRGTRGVDFFIVLSGSIVIVGPDAGGEDSQVVLHGPREFTGELDLFTEREALVTARAATDAKVLHISRVRFREFVTSETDIGDIVMRAVILRRLGLIRHSLGGVAIVGPGRSLDTLRLARFLSRNGYPIKLLDTDLDPAAGGLTDAFSLLPEEMPVVICAGTVLRNPSVAELADALGIAEEIDENFLYDVAVVGAGPAGLAAAVYAASEGLRTLVIEGNAPGGQAGTSSRIENYLGFPSGISGMELASRAQTQAQKFGAKLAISRNVTAIECTLRPFRLTLEEGLQVRSRAIVIATGARYRRLDVSNFDRYDMDGINYSATALEARLCNQEEVIVVGGGNSAGQAAVFLAGYAQHVHMLIRGQELAATMSEYLVSRILSSRHITLHPQTEIIALQGKERLEGVIWRNNATGVETELKTRNVFVMIGAAPCTEWIADCIKLDDHGFVRTGATVGDELDPYTTSVPGIFAVGDVRSGSIKRVASGVGEGSVVVASIHNYFRQISSDL from the coding sequence ATGGACCCCAGCGATCCCTATGCTGTGCGTGAGTACGTCTTTCCGGTGCTGACCCCGGAGATGGTCGCGCGAAGCCTGCAGTACGGTGTGACTGAACGATACGCGGAGGGACAGTCCCTCTATCGTCGGGGCACTCGAGGCGTGGACTTCTTCATCGTTTTATCCGGCAGCATCGTGATTGTAGGCCCAGACGCGGGCGGCGAAGACAGCCAGGTCGTTCTCCATGGCCCACGAGAGTTCACCGGGGAACTGGATCTCTTCACAGAACGAGAAGCGCTCGTTACAGCGAGAGCCGCAACGGACGCGAAAGTGCTACACATCTCTCGCGTCCGTTTCCGCGAGTTCGTAACCAGCGAGACAGACATCGGCGACATCGTCATGCGCGCGGTCATCCTTCGACGCCTGGGTTTGATCCGTCATTCTCTCGGGGGCGTCGCTATCGTCGGACCGGGAAGATCTCTCGACACACTGCGTCTCGCACGGTTCCTTTCTCGCAATGGCTATCCGATCAAGCTGCTTGATACGGATCTCGACCCGGCGGCGGGCGGGCTCACGGATGCATTCAGCCTTTTGCCCGAAGAGATGCCCGTAGTCATCTGCGCGGGGACGGTGCTGCGCAATCCAAGCGTTGCAGAACTTGCCGACGCGTTGGGGATCGCAGAGGAGATTGACGAGAACTTTCTATATGACGTGGCTGTCGTGGGTGCAGGGCCGGCCGGTCTTGCAGCAGCTGTCTACGCGGCTTCGGAAGGATTGAGGACGCTCGTCATAGAAGGGAATGCCCCAGGCGGCCAAGCGGGCACCAGTTCACGCATCGAAAATTATCTTGGCTTCCCTTCTGGCATCTCGGGCATGGAGCTTGCGTCAAGAGCTCAGACCCAGGCACAAAAGTTCGGCGCCAAGCTCGCAATATCGAGGAATGTCACGGCGATCGAATGTACGCTCAGACCATTCCGTCTCACGCTCGAAGAGGGGCTTCAGGTACGTTCACGTGCGATTGTGATCGCAACGGGAGCAAGATACAGAAGGCTCGATGTTTCGAACTTCGATCGTTATGACATGGACGGGATCAACTATTCCGCCACGGCCCTCGAGGCACGCTTGTGCAATCAGGAAGAGGTGATCGTGGTGGGTGGCGGCAATTCGGCCGGACAGGCTGCAGTCTTCCTTGCTGGGTATGCGCAGCACGTTCATATGCTGATCCGCGGCCAAGAATTGGCTGCCACGATGTCCGAATACCTTGTAAGCCGCATCCTCTCCTCACGCCATATCACCCTGCACCCTCAGACCGAGATCATCGCCTTGCAAGGCAAGGAACGACTCGAAGGTGTGATTTGGCGGAATAACGCGACAGGGGTCGAGACCGAGTTGAAGACCAGAAACGTCTTTGTCATGATAGGCGCCGCCCCATGCACTGAATGGATTGCTGACTGCATCAAGCTGGACGACCACGGTTTCGTCAGAACCGGCGCAACGGTGGGAGACGAGCTCGATCCGTACACGACCTCTGTGCCCGGTATCTTTGCGGTTGGCGATGTGCGGTCAGGATCCATAAAGCGGGTAGCTTCGGGTGTCGGAGAAGGATCTGTGGTCGTCGCCTCCATCCATAACTACTTCAGACAAATCTCATCTGACCTGTGA
- a CDS encoding response regulator: protein MNDDGARIIRLMTVDDHPVFRDGVGAMIATQKDMELVASAATGEEALELFALHRPDITLVDLRLPDMNGLEVIAAIRKRYPVARTIVLTTYSGDVQVTRAMRAGACGYLLKSMLRLHMLEAIRVVHAGRRHIPPEIASGVAEYAADDVLTARELEVLQEVSTGSANKIVASKLKISEDTVKAHMKSILSKLDANDRTHAVTIAMRRGFLDLM from the coding sequence ATGAATGACGACGGCGCAAGAATCATCCGACTGATGACGGTCGACGACCATCCTGTCTTCCGGGATGGGGTAGGTGCGATGATCGCAACCCAGAAGGACATGGAGCTTGTGGCTTCAGCGGCCACTGGCGAGGAAGCTCTCGAGCTTTTCGCGCTACATCGTCCGGACATCACCTTGGTGGACCTGCGGCTACCCGACATGAATGGGTTGGAGGTCATCGCCGCAATCCGTAAGAGATATCCGGTGGCAAGGACGATCGTGCTGACGACGTACAGCGGGGATGTGCAGGTGACGCGTGCTATGCGCGCAGGGGCATGCGGCTATCTGTTGAAGAGCATGCTGCGGCTCCATATGCTCGAAGCCATTCGCGTCGTACATGCCGGACGCCGTCACATTCCCCCTGAGATCGCGTCGGGCGTGGCGGAATATGCCGCGGACGACGTTTTGACTGCGAGAGAACTCGAGGTCTTGCAGGAGGTGTCTACGGGGAGCGCCAACAAGATCGTCGCGTCGAAGCTGAAAATCAGCGAAGACACGGTAAAGGCGCACATGAAAAGCATCCTCTCTAAACTCGATGCGAACGATCGTACGCACGCCGTTACTATCGCCATGCGTCGCGGCTTCCTCGATCTCATGTAG
- a CDS encoding sensor histidine kinase: MAARQPVRVFLFTLIFICHVWCSFAWATGPRLTQLAHNVWRSRDGDIPAGVTALAQTSDGYMWIGTDSGLLRFDGVHFTPWQSTGGDSLDPRVFSLNAAKSNVLWVGTGSGLYQVTGDMARKFLTGRINMIARDGADDLWIARTRQRDHGSGFCHMHSGAWSCPSILPARGAAVAVDAEGTPWVVTTSGSVVRSTATGALPYTDTKADATRTPEATIVASGNDGSIVLGMGEKERRPFLRRISKGRIFDTVLPDTDNSTIIQALHVDAAQSVWVGTSNRGLFRISGQIVEHFSERDGLSSDEVTDILCDVEGTMWIATSGGLDSFHKLAVETWSKREGLTADSVSSVFVDSKNKVWLGNQGGLDMIEDGVPRSLRAGAGLPGKVVGPLLMDSHQTLWLGLDSGLWRYASGRFTEVRGTDRQPLGMVYSLAEDTDHSVWARGSGLFHLRERATPEHWNGGAISDAMLISRASGGGVWLTNTKGELVKVFSGAPPTTPTQNGPAKMPVSVNEADGYVWTAKGDVLVAWKDGISRVLTKANGLNGGRIFAAVRDAQQNEWLMTESGYVRISHDDILRWLATPSTHVNTSILGRPDGAQPGFASFDHSAVLAPNGDLWFATDHVAQRIVPSAVVTNLRPPPVLIERIQADDKTYLPSNELRLPARSRDIAIAYTATSFVDSRRVRFRYKLEGWDKDWQDADTRREAFYTNLPPGHYVFRVIAANSSGIWNNVGASTEFNVQPTFYQRRSVRVLMALLSLGLLWLFYRLRLASVHRRVREKAETRMAERERIARDLHDTLLQGTQGLVLRFAAISLQIPEHTPLHTTVLDALAGSEQLLNEGRERIHQLRATLKNFEDFTFSIQYTIRDLERRYSLIPVDVKILGDPRPMKVDLYEQLFLIARELLTNAFKHAHATQIDLMVEFLPDAVHLTVSDDGSTMGQEKSGRDGFGLRGVQERASSIQATFSMDSDGKGTRATLLIPVKRRGRTWNALEQLVSNAWRSEQDAL, from the coding sequence ATGGCCGCACGACAACCTGTGCGCGTTTTCCTATTCACCCTGATCTTCATCTGCCACGTATGGTGCTCTTTCGCATGGGCCACCGGCCCTCGGCTTACGCAACTGGCCCACAACGTCTGGCGGTCGAGAGATGGAGACATCCCAGCCGGTGTCACGGCTCTTGCACAGACCTCTGACGGATACATGTGGATTGGCACCGACTCCGGACTGCTTCGGTTTGATGGAGTTCACTTCACACCGTGGCAATCGACCGGAGGCGACTCGCTTGATCCGCGCGTCTTTTCACTCAACGCAGCGAAGTCTAATGTACTGTGGGTTGGCACCGGCAGCGGCCTCTATCAGGTCACGGGCGATATGGCGCGAAAGTTCCTCACCGGCCGGATCAACATGATCGCGAGAGATGGGGCGGATGACTTGTGGATCGCCCGCACAAGACAACGTGATCACGGCAGCGGATTCTGCCATATGCACTCCGGCGCGTGGAGCTGTCCGAGCATTCTGCCGGCGCGCGGCGCGGCAGTGGCCGTCGACGCAGAGGGCACTCCTTGGGTCGTTACAACTAGTGGGTCCGTAGTGCGCTCGACGGCTACTGGTGCCCTACCCTACACCGACACTAAGGCTGACGCGACACGCACACCCGAGGCGACCATAGTCGCCTCCGGCAACGATGGCTCTATCGTTTTGGGAATGGGTGAAAAGGAGCGGCGCCCCTTTCTGCGGCGCATCTCCAAGGGCCGTATATTCGACACGGTCTTACCGGATACGGACAACTCCACCATCATTCAAGCTCTTCACGTGGACGCAGCTCAATCGGTTTGGGTTGGAACCAGCAACAGGGGTTTGTTCCGCATCTCAGGCCAGATCGTGGAGCATTTCAGCGAGCGCGATGGACTTTCGAGTGATGAAGTGACGGATATCCTTTGCGATGTCGAAGGCACAATGTGGATCGCAACATCTGGAGGTCTGGATTCCTTCCACAAGCTCGCTGTTGAAACATGGTCTAAGCGCGAAGGTCTTACAGCGGATAGTGTCAGCTCCGTTTTTGTGGATTCGAAGAATAAGGTCTGGCTAGGCAATCAAGGGGGACTCGACATGATTGAGGATGGCGTCCCTCGCTCTCTACGAGCGGGAGCTGGACTCCCCGGCAAAGTTGTCGGTCCTCTACTCATGGACTCGCATCAGACGCTCTGGCTCGGTTTAGACTCAGGCCTTTGGAGGTATGCGTCGGGGCGTTTCACAGAAGTGCGTGGCACCGATCGTCAGCCACTTGGCATGGTCTACAGTCTGGCCGAAGATACGGATCACTCCGTTTGGGCCAGAGGGAGCGGACTTTTTCATCTGCGTGAGCGCGCTACACCGGAACACTGGAACGGGGGCGCGATCTCAGACGCCATGCTCATCAGTCGAGCTTCGGGAGGCGGTGTCTGGTTGACAAACACGAAGGGCGAACTTGTAAAAGTGTTCTCTGGAGCGCCTCCGACAACGCCAACGCAGAACGGGCCAGCGAAGATGCCTGTAAGCGTGAACGAGGCAGATGGCTATGTCTGGACAGCGAAAGGTGATGTGCTGGTCGCTTGGAAAGACGGCATATCGCGCGTTCTCACAAAGGCTAACGGCCTCAACGGCGGCCGTATTTTCGCCGCCGTGCGAGACGCGCAACAGAACGAATGGCTCATGACCGAAAGCGGATACGTGCGTATCAGTCACGACGACATCCTGCGTTGGTTGGCGACACCTTCAACCCATGTGAACACTTCGATTCTAGGACGACCCGATGGAGCTCAACCAGGCTTCGCCTCGTTTGATCACTCCGCAGTCCTCGCGCCAAATGGCGATCTTTGGTTCGCCACTGACCATGTGGCGCAAAGGATCGTCCCATCCGCAGTGGTCACCAATCTGCGACCGCCTCCCGTCCTCATCGAGCGCATCCAGGCAGACGATAAAACCTACCTTCCGTCAAATGAGCTTCGACTGCCTGCGCGGTCCCGCGATATCGCGATCGCCTATACCGCGACCAGCTTCGTCGATTCGAGAAGAGTGCGCTTTCGCTACAAACTGGAAGGATGGGATAAGGACTGGCAGGACGCGGACACACGGCGCGAGGCCTTCTATACGAACCTGCCACCCGGCCATTATGTCTTCCGCGTGATAGCCGCAAATAGTAGTGGTATCTGGAATAACGTCGGAGCGTCGACAGAGTTCAACGTACAGCCCACCTTTTATCAGAGGCGGAGCGTGCGGGTGCTTATGGCCCTTCTATCGTTGGGTCTCCTCTGGTTGTTTTATCGCCTGAGGCTTGCCAGCGTTCATCGGCGTGTCCGAGAAAAGGCCGAGACACGCATGGCGGAGCGTGAGCGTATCGCACGCGACCTCCACGACACCTTGTTACAGGGGACTCAAGGTCTGGTACTCCGATTTGCGGCGATAAGTCTGCAGATTCCGGAACATACTCCATTGCACACGACAGTGTTGGATGCACTAGCAGGATCGGAGCAACTGCTCAACGAGGGTCGCGAACGCATACACCAACTCAGGGCCACGCTGAAGAACTTCGAGGACTTCACTTTTTCTATTCAGTACACAATCCGGGATCTGGAACGTCGATATTCTCTGATCCCAGTCGATGTGAAGATTCTGGGAGATCCTCGCCCGATGAAGGTGGACCTCTACGAGCAGTTATTTCTGATAGCAAGAGAGTTGCTCACAAACGCATTCAAACATGCGCATGCCACGCAGATCGATTTGATGGTTGAGTTTCTCCCGGATGCTGTACATCTGACCGTCTCAGATGATGGCTCAACCATGGGCCAGGAAAAATCGGGTCGTGACGGCTTCGGGTTGCGAGGGGTCCAAGAAAGAGCCTCTTCGATACAAGCCACTTTCTCTATGGACTCTGATGGCAAGGGTACTCGTGCGACGCTCTTGATCCCAGTGAAACGCCGGGGACGTACGTGGAATGCGTTGGAACAGCTCGTTTCCAACGCCTGGAGATCTGAACAGGATGCTCTGTAG
- a CDS encoding response regulator, which produces MDIFVVDDEVLIVETLAAILRAEGYSVRAFRNATAVLDALHPAPRLLITDYHMPDLRGTELIAAVRRCVPDCPVILFSADLEGCYQDWHQIKGSRTSTVLIQKPLHPVELVRCVGEFLSEGDTEI; this is translated from the coding sequence ATGGATATCTTTGTCGTTGACGACGAAGTGCTCATCGTGGAGACGTTGGCGGCGATTTTACGGGCGGAAGGGTACAGCGTTCGCGCGTTCCGGAATGCGACTGCTGTACTTGACGCTTTACATCCTGCGCCAAGGCTTCTGATCACGGACTATCACATGCCCGATCTCCGCGGCACGGAGCTGATAGCCGCCGTGCGTCGATGTGTTCCAGACTGTCCCGTGATATTGTTCTCCGCCGACCTCGAAGGCTGTTATCAAGATTGGCACCAGATCAAGGGGAGTCGCACGTCTACGGTGTTGATCCAGAAGCCTCTGCATCCGGTAGAGCTGGTCCGGTGCGTAGGCGAGTTCCTGTCTGAAGGAGATACTGAGATTTGA
- a CDS encoding NADH:flavin oxidoreductase/NADH oxidase, producing MHPAHLFAPYSLRNVTIANRVVVSPMCQYSAVDGFTNDWHFLHLGTRAVGGAGLVLTEATAVSPEGRISPQDLGIWSDDHIAGLRRIVSVIHEHGAAAGIQLAHAGRKSSMAPPWRELAVLSEAEGGWSNILAPSAIPFSEHYGTPIALEQADIQRIKQDFRRATERAFKAGFDLIELHAAHGYLFHQFLSSSSNKRTDEYGGSFENRIRFLLETIEVIREVWPTHLPLIVRLSATDWLEFSGETLHDACGWTMDETVRLTHILRTLGIDLVDVSSGGNQAKATIPVGPGYQTAFADRLRRECSIPTAAVGMITTPEQADHIIRSGQADLVLLARELLRNPYWPLEAAAALRHEIAWPVQYARAASGRKPERHPYQGRTDA from the coding sequence ATGCATCCTGCCCATCTATTTGCTCCGTACTCTTTGCGCAACGTCACAATCGCCAACCGGGTTGTCGTGTCGCCTATGTGCCAATACTCGGCTGTCGACGGGTTCACGAACGATTGGCATTTTCTCCACCTGGGAACACGGGCCGTCGGCGGCGCTGGCCTTGTCCTCACCGAGGCAACCGCAGTGTCGCCAGAGGGACGCATCTCCCCGCAGGATCTGGGCATCTGGTCCGATGATCATATCGCTGGGCTCAGGCGCATCGTTTCCGTCATTCATGAGCATGGGGCGGCCGCCGGTATTCAACTCGCCCATGCCGGCAGAAAGAGCAGCATGGCGCCGCCCTGGAGAGAGCTCGCGGTTCTCAGTGAAGCCGAGGGAGGCTGGTCAAACATCCTTGCGCCCTCAGCGATACCGTTTAGTGAGCACTACGGTACTCCCATTGCCCTTGAGCAGGCGGATATTCAACGGATCAAGCAAGACTTCCGTCGCGCGACGGAGCGTGCATTCAAGGCTGGCTTCGATCTGATCGAGCTACATGCTGCGCATGGCTACCTCTTTCACCAGTTCCTCTCCTCCAGCAGCAACAAGCGTACAGACGAATATGGCGGCAGCTTCGAGAATCGCATCCGCTTTCTCTTGGAAACCATCGAAGTCATCCGCGAGGTGTGGCCGACGCATCTGCCGCTGATCGTACGTCTTTCGGCGACCGACTGGCTCGAGTTCAGCGGCGAGACTCTTCACGACGCGTGCGGTTGGACGATGGATGAAACCGTCCGCTTGACCCATATCTTGCGTACTCTGGGAATCGATCTTGTGGACGTCAGTTCCGGTGGCAATCAGGCGAAGGCGACTATTCCTGTAGGTCCCGGGTACCAAACTGCTTTTGCGGACCGTCTTCGTCGCGAGTGCTCTATCCCCACGGCAGCGGTCGGCATGATTACAACTCCGGAGCAGGCGGACCACATCATTCGCTCGGGCCAGGCCGATCTGGTGCTCCTGGCCCGGGAGTTATTGCGGAATCCGTACTGGCCTCTTGAAGCGGCGGCGGCGCTCAGACACGAGATCGCGTGGCCGGTTCAATATGCGCGCGCGGCATCTGGTAGGAAGCCAGAGCGTCATCCCTATCAAGGCCGCACGGACGCATAG
- a CDS encoding response regulator, producing MRIMTVDDHEVFRDGVAAMIETQEDMQLVAEAASGFEAVDLFRRCKPDITLMDLRLPDISGLEAIVRIREACPTAKTIVLTTYKGDVQALKALKAGAYAYLLKSMLRLYMLDTIRTVHAGHRRIPPEIASEMAEYAADDALSAREVEVLMAVSTGNANKVIAGRLHISEDTVKAHMKNILSKLGAKDRTHAVTIAMRRGFLDPL from the coding sequence ATGCGAATTATGACCGTAGACGACCACGAAGTCTTTCGAGATGGTGTGGCCGCGATGATTGAAACGCAGGAAGACATGCAGCTCGTGGCAGAGGCCGCCAGTGGATTCGAAGCGGTTGATCTCTTCCGTCGATGCAAACCAGACATCACACTCATGGATCTACGCCTGCCTGATATAAGCGGTCTCGAGGCAATCGTACGCATACGAGAGGCTTGCCCCACAGCAAAAACGATCGTGCTCACCACCTATAAGGGCGATGTCCAGGCGCTGAAGGCGCTCAAGGCAGGCGCCTATGCCTATCTTCTTAAGAGTATGTTGAGGCTTTACATGCTCGATACTATCCGCACCGTACACGCGGGCCATAGACGCATACCGCCAGAGATTGCCTCAGAAATGGCCGAATACGCTGCTGACGATGCACTTTCGGCGCGAGAGGTCGAGGTTCTGATGGCGGTGTCTACGGGAAATGCGAACAAGGTGATAGCAGGTAGATTGCATATCAGCGAGGACACCGTAAAGGCGCATATGAAAAATATTCTCTCGAAACTGGGCGCGAAGGACCGCACCCATGCTGTCACCATTGCTATGCGACGTGGTTTTCTAGATCCGCTTTGA
- a CDS encoding sensor histidine kinase: MGREIEDTLLQGAQGLILKLESETLQLDPADPRRESFDQALHRANTSLGQVRDMIEVRQSPPARIECLPFLLQDFWNSFSTESCVLFTVAIIGEPQATFDSDASEIAFFGMEAIRRASRRVGVTRIAVEILFERNHLILSIHDDAESCRSRSDLREKEEDFFQIEVMDALELNGAVRIDDQPGDGTIVSLTIKRSSGLDVSCIPRSWRNFLRGISRCFTKL, translated from the coding sequence GTGGGAAGAGAAATTGAAGATACTCTCCTTCAGGGAGCCCAGGGGCTCATCCTGAAGCTGGAGAGCGAGACCCTGCAGCTTGATCCAGCCGACCCGCGCAGAGAGTCCTTCGATCAAGCGCTGCATCGTGCCAACACATCATTAGGACAGGTGCGGGATATGATCGAGGTACGTCAATCTCCACCTGCCAGGATTGAATGTCTTCCGTTCCTCCTGCAGGATTTCTGGAACAGCTTCTCCACGGAATCATGCGTGCTCTTTACTGTTGCCATCATCGGGGAGCCCCAGGCGACCTTCGATTCAGATGCCTCCGAGATCGCCTTCTTCGGCATGGAGGCGATTCGCCGAGCTAGCAGACGCGTCGGAGTGACACGCATCGCAGTAGAGATACTTTTTGAGAGAAACCATCTGATACTCAGCATTCATGATGATGCTGAAAGCTGTCGATCGCGTAGTGACCTCCGTGAGAAGGAAGAGGATTTTTTTCAGATCGAGGTGATGGACGCCCTCGAGCTCAATGGCGCAGTGCGAATTGACGATCAGCCCGGCGACGGTACGATCGTGTCACTCACTATCAAGCGATCGTCCGGTTTGGATGTCTCGTGTATACCTCGCAGCTGGCGGAATTTTCTCCGAGGGATCTCACGCTGTTTTACGAAGCTCTGA